In Natrinema amylolyticum, the DNA window CGCTCTGGAACGACGACGAGGAGGCGTACAACCTGGTCGTCGACGAGGAGACGATCGTCGACCGGATCGCCTGAGTCCCGGTCGCCGATCGGAGTACGGAAGCGGTGGGCTTTTCGCGCCGCCGGCCGAGCGGGCTGACATGAGCGACGACCGCGAGATCCTGTTGACCAACGACGACGGGATCGACAGCACCGGTATCAGGGCGCTGTACGACACCCTCTCCGAGCACGCCAACGTGACCGTCGTCGCCCCGGCCGACGACCGGAGCGCCTGCGGCCGGTCGCTCTCCCACGAAGTCGAAGTTGACGAGCGCGACCTGGGCTATGCGGTCCACGGGACGCCGGCCGACTGCGTCGTGGCCGGCCTCGCCGAACTCGGCCCGTATCCCGACCTCGTCGTCGCGGGGTGTAACAAGGGCGCGAACCTCGGGGAGTACGTCCTCGGGCGCTCGGGCACGATCAGTGCGGCCGTCGAGGCCGCCTTCTTCGACGTCCCCGCGATCGCGACGTCGCTGTACGTCCCCGTCGACGACACGCCCTTCGAGGACGTCGAGGTGACGGCCGAGGAGTACGCCGAAGCCGCGCGCGTCACCTCGTATCTCGCTGAGAACGCGCTCGAGGCGGGGGTCTTCGATCACGCGGCCTATCTCAACGTCAACGTCCCGCTGCCGGACGGCGAGCCCGCGCCGATCGAGATCACGCGTCCCTCGAAGCGCTACGAGATGGACGCCGAACGCGAGGGCGGCCACGTCACGCTTCACGACCGCGTTTGGGAGGACATGACCCCCGACTCGCTTCCCGATCCCGAGGGCACCGACCGCCGCGCCGTCGTCGAGGGCCACATCAGCGTCTCGCCGCTGACCGCGCCCCACACGACGAACCACCACGACACCCTCGATGCGCTCGCTGACGCGTACTCCGACGCCGTCGCGTCGACCGACCGGTGACGCCGATCACTCGCTCGAGAGACCGGCTCGATCGTGGTATCGACGGGTCCACGGCCGTGTCGTACATCCGGATGTGAGGCTCGGAAACCGGCGATTACGCAGTATCGGTCGTCTGGTACGTGTCGACGACCGTCCGAATCGCGTTGGTCGGCGAGCCTGTCGGTCGCGGAAAGTGATAACTGACTTGCGGGTCGCAAGGCGGCCGCTATTCGACGACGGGGCCGTCACGATAGTCATACCATAACTGACGGAATCCGATCATGGCACATACAAAACATAAAATCAAGGTAGGTGGGCGTTCAAGCTGTGGTAGTCCCAACGGAGCGTGATCCATACATGGTATTCAATACACTCTGGGCTCGTCTGTCGTCTCTCTGGAGCGGGTCGACCGACGACTCCCCATCGGACGAGTCCGCGACGGCCGCCGAGGAATCGAGCGAGGAATCCGAGGACGAAACGTTAAGCTACGCCGAAGAAATCGAGTACGGCGTCGATGAACACGACCTCCCCGACGAAGACAAGGTTCTCAGACTGCTCGTCAAACGCGGCGGCCGCGTCGACCAATCGACCGTCCGCGAGGAGACCGGCTGGTCGACGGAACGCCTCGAGGACGTCATCGACCGCATGGAAGACGAGGACCAGATCAGTGCTATCACCGTCGGTCGCAAGCGCGTGATCTGCCGGCGCGGGTTCGAACCCAAGGGCTATCGCGGCCATCTCAACGAGTAACGCGACCGATATCCGCGGCCAGTGATCGGATCCGCCGGCAGGGAGAGTCGACTCGAGTCCACCGACGGTCCACGACTGTTCTTTCTCTCTCCGGGTCGCTCTCGAGTGGCGATTCACCGCCCCGTCGGCGTCGCGACCGGTTCGGTACCCCGGCCGTCTCCCGGCCCAGGTTTATCCGTCCCATCGACGTACGACGATTCGATTCCGATGGAGCTCACGATCGAGGACGCCCAGGTCATCGTCGACTATGAGGGAACTGACTACGCGTTCGAGGTCGTCGGTGACAACGAACTCGAGTACGACGACACGAGCGGTTCGGACGCGGCGGTTCCCGACGCGATCGTCGAGGAGCTCGAGACGCGCGGGTACGTGGTCTACCCCGACTGAATTCGGGCCGTCGTTTCGACCGACGGCGACGGGTTCGGTTCCGCGTGAACGTTCCGCGAGTGGAAACGTTCATTCCATCCTTCTGCTATATCTCTGGTGGGGATGGCACACAAAGACGACGTAACGCGGGTGCTTGCAGCATGCACAGAGTGCGGATCGATCTATGCGGCCCGGCAGTGGCCCACTGGCGAGATCCGGATCATCGGTCAAGACGGCTGTTCGTGCGGAGCGACCGAGTTCGACCTCGTCGAAGAATCCGACGACGATTCGGGGGGAGATTCCTCGGAGTGAGCAGTCGCCCCGGCTCGATCACGGATTGAACGCGGCCGAAATGGATCGTCTCGATTTCGACTGGTCGACCAGCCGCGGCTCTCCCGCTCGGCTCGCCCTCGAGTCGATAGATCCGTGACCGTCTCGCTGAACGGACCATCACGTTTAAGCGGACGAATTGCGATCACCGCCTATGGACGTCGACGAATTCCTCGACGGCGAATCGCTCACCGGACGACAGGCGGGACTCATCTTCATCGGATTCCTCAGCTTCATCGTCCTCTCCGGGGTCGCCCTGGTCGCTCTCAGAGGCCTGTTCTAACCGGCGGTTCCGCCCTCGTGAGTCGATCGTCGCCTCGTGACGGCGGCCTCGAGTGCCCGTGAGCGGGGCGACCGTATCGGTGCGAGCGCGTGTTCGCGCGGACCGACGGCTCTCGTTCCGTGCGGGCGGGCGGTAGAACTCTTCGTCGCGAACGTGATCCGACTCGACTCGGTCGGCGGGCGATCGGTTCTGACCGTGGAGGTTACGATCCCGTTTCGACGAGGTCCGCTTCCCCGTGGGTCTCGTCGACGCTCGTCACGCGGACCGTGGCCTCGATCGCCGCGATGTCTTCCTCGAGAAAGAGGACGAAGCCGCTCTCGGTCTTGCAGACGAGCGTGCCGTCGGACTGCTCGTCGACGATGTCGACGGTGACCTCGTCACCGACTTCGGGTTTCCCGCCGAGGGATTCGCCGCATCGCCAGCAGTCAGTGTCGTACTCCGCGGACCCTTCCGGCGCGTTGTTCGCCCCGCATCGGGGCGTATCGCACTTGATGAACGAGTCGTGTTTTCCCGGCTGATAGCGTCCCACGTCGCCATCGACGCGACTGTTTCCTAAAAGGGTGCCGCTGGCTCGCCGCGAGAGTAGTATTCGGTCGACGCGAGAGCGCATCGAGTAGATCCGTTCGACGAGAGCACGGGAAACCCGGTTCGCGGCGAAAGGACTTAGATTCTGCATACGCGATGCATACACATGAGCACCTCCATTCGCGTCTCGGACGAGACGAAAGCGAAGCTCGATCGCCTCAAGCGCGATGACGAGAGTTTCGACGAATTGCTCGAGCGGCTGGCGAGCGACGAGGAGCCGATCACCGTCGGCGCGTGGGATTCGGACACCGCCGATCGCGCCCGCGATGCCATCAATCGGTCTCGAGAGAGCTTCGAGGGATGACGTTTCTCGATTCCTCGGTCATCATCGATATGCTCGAGGGCGTCGACGACACCGTCGAGTACGTCGAATCACAGGACGAACCGTATCTCACCTCGGCGATTTGCGTCTACGAGGTCCTCGCCGGAACGCTCGGCAGCGGCGAACCCGATCTCCGTGCGGAGCGACAGCACTTCGGCGGCGTTCATTCCCTCGCGTTCAACGAAGATATCGCGCTCGAGGCCGCCCGGCTCCGAGACGAACTCCTCACCGACGGCGACCGGATGGCCGTTCGCGACCTCATGATCGCGGCGACCGCTCGCTCGACCGGCGATCACCTCGTCGTTGCGGATTCCGACTTTCGAACGGACGCCCTCGAGTCCACACTGCACGTGACGAACCTCAGAGCGGACTGAATCTGGTATCTCAGGGTGCGTGCTCGTTCTCGAGTGGCCGCCGTAGCCTCCCGTCGGTTCAGTGTGTTGGTGGGACGACCGCTCGAGGACCTTCTCGAGGCCGGGGTTGATGTGCCACAATTTCTGCCTGATAGGGATATCGACCCAGACGATGACCAGTCGTTGTGTTAGTACCGCCTCGCGGTGTTCGAGCTCTATGTGTGCCTGATCGCTCTCGTGAAGGCGATCGTGAGGAGATTCCAGTTGTGGTAGACCTCCTTGAGAGTCTTCTCATCACGAAACAAGAACACTACCGCCAGCCGCCGGTTCTCGATGAGTTAGTGACGTATATCGACTCCCACTGACGCTGCTGGGATCGCACCGGACGAGCCGATCGTCGACGTCACTGATAAGACGATCGACCGCTGGATGCAGCGAGCTGCCGAACGACTCCAGGCCGAGAGCAGAGTCGATTGGAAGCGTCACTAGTTCTTGGAAGGTGACCGGACGGGGACCCGTACCGCCGAAGTGTTTCGCACACGTCTCGCAGAGACGGGACTGTCTCCTCGGTCAAGTGTGGTCTAATCATTGGACTCGAGACCGCAGGCACTCGCGACAATTTCGTCGGTGACGATTGCGACGACCTGGGCGGCAAGTCTATCGGGTGTCCGGGCGAGTGCGTTCCACTCTGGGGTGCAATTCTTTAGGCTGAAGTCGCTCATTTGCAGGTCACGAGCACCTCACTTTGAGAAGTATGTCTACAGTGATAGCGCTCTTGAATATCACATTTTCGTATTAATATAGATAGTATTTAAATAAATTCAGATACAGGTAGAAATGTAGCAATGCCAATCCATCAGTTGGTACAGGTTGGTCGTACGTCGGGCGGTGTTCTGCTTCCGAAGAACGAACTTCGGGCGCTTGGATTGGTCGATGACGAGGGGAACGTAAAAGATCAGCAGTGCGAGTGACGCGGACAGATGCAGGAACGTGGGAGGTATCTTTGATCGATCCAAATGACTACCCAATAGATTCGTGTCCATGACACCGACGAGGACAAGAATCTTAACAAACTTTTTGAGACGGACATCTCCTTTCCCCGAGATTATATCTGTGAAACGCCTTCTATAATATCATACTGTTGTAACGCCTATATGCAATAGTGCTGATTAGCGAAAGCCGTAGTAGAGTGCTAAGCTAGTAACAACGACGATAAAAGAAAGAAGGACTACGAGTATTGGGTCAAGAGCCATTTGGAACATACTCAGGAGGAACGAAATAACAAATGCGGTAATGTAGATCAGTATTCCTACCACAAGGATACGTCCAATTTGGTCAATAAGGTCACGGTTGCTGGCATCCATATATTTCACATCATTTCCGGATTGTAAAAGAAGTTCTGTTTTATTTCCGATAAAAATTAAGCATTCTCCTCGGCTATTAGTTCGAATTTATTATATTAAAAAATATATTAAAGGTATAATATTATTCATACTAATATAGGAAGTTATATACTACAGAAAAATAATTCTTAACTGCCATGAATAGAAGAAATATTATAACGACGGCTGGATCAATTATGGGATTAAGCGCAATAACGAGTTCGGGGGCGACCGCGAAGCAAGCTGATCATAGACTCCCGGTCGAATTCCAGTCCAAAATAATCGAAAGATACGGAAAAAAAGAAGGGGGGGGGGAAAGTCATAAAAGTTGTCCGAGGCCCTTATAAGCGGTTAAAAAGGGAAAATAGAACGGGATGAATTTAGAAACATCGTCACAGATACGATACTGAAAAGTAAGAATATGGACGGGATTCAGAACGATATTACTGAATTATGGACTCAAAAGCCACCACACCATCAAATCAAAGAATCAGAATGGTCTATAGAAGAAAATTTAGAAGTGATAAACGACCGCTCTAAAAATAGTATCACGGTGCAAGATGAAGGCGAAGAGTGGTTATTATCTTCAACTACTAAATATAAGGAAAAAACTACGACGGACAGTATTACAAGTAGTGAAACTGTAAATACTTCATCACCTTATCCCTATTGGGTGAGATTTACAAAATCAGAGACTGATAAACAAAGGTCTGGAGGGGCAAGATCTGGTTCAGTTGTTGACCCAATAAGATGGTGTGATACTAGTGTACCACGCTGTTACACGAATGAGGCATACCTTCGAACGCATGCTTCGGCAGCAATTTATGGGAGTGCGTGGAGTCACTCAAGAGGATATCTTACATTTAAACCGCATGAAGACGGGAATCATACTATTACTGCACAATATGGTCTAGATGGCAATTCAGACACTGGTGCCACTAAGATGTCTATTTTTGCAAGACGCCACAGTGATGGAGCAATAAACTCCAAAATAATTGATGAGCCAGTGACCGTAGATGATGAAGAGAGATCGAAGTATAAACAATTCAATTTGAATAGTAATGAATACTATGATATTGGTGTCGAACTATATTCTGTTGTAAATGCTTCAGGGTCCGCAAATAGCTCAGATTATTATTACTCAGATGACGCAAACGGATATCGTGGAGCTCGCATAAGAAAACACGACGATTCTTCAGAATCGATAAAGGTGAATACGTAAATAAGTCCTTTTCAATGTGATGTGTTGTGAGGGCCAAGGATTAGAATTTTCATTGGATCATCATTGAACTGTCCGCAAAGCCGGTCTTCGAGGACAATTTGCCCCCAGGTCGGGGCCGAGTCCCGTACTGATATCCACATTCTTCATGGTTTGTTGGGAGGACACTGAACATCGAGGACAGCGATGAGACTCAAGCTCTACCCCCAGCCAGTCCACAGCCCCGTGTCCGGTTCCGGCCCGCCAGCGAGTGCGGTGTCGACGAGGTTCCCGAGAGCGCGCCGCATCCGACCCGACAATGCCTGATGCGAGCAGTCGAGGTCGTCGGCGAGATCGTTCAGCGTAATCCCACGCGGAACCTCGAAGTAACCGTGCTCGAGGGCGGCTGCCAGCAGTGTCGCCTGCCCGTCCGTCAGCGGAGCAGCCTGCGTGTCGGTCGGAGACTGATCGCTCGTCATCGCGACTACCTCATGGACTCAGCCTCGATCTCGCCGGCCGTGACCGGCTGACATGCGGCCTTCACGTTCTCGGGGAGATCTTCGAAAGCCGACTGGAACCGAGTCGGATCCTCAAGCGGATCCGGGCTGCCGATATCCAGACCGGCAGCGCTGCCGTCGGAGAGTCGATCGTAGGTATCGCACGTGGTGCAGCGATGGGCCCGATCCTTCTCGTCATAGAACCCGCGCCGAAACTGGGGCGTGACGTGTGAGCCACAGCAGAGGCACTGGTCTTGGTCCGCATCAACATCGAACCGCATCATGGCCGACACCCCCCTCTTCAAGGGCAGGGCAGTCTTGCTCAGACTTTTTGATCGAAAGCCCACAGAACGCACAGACTGGTCGATACTCGGCGCTGCGCTCG includes these proteins:
- a CDS encoding helix-turn-helix domain-containing protein encodes the protein MTSDQSPTDTQAAPLTDGQATLLAAALEHGYFEVPRGITLNDLADDLDCSHQALSGRMRRALGNLVDTALAGGPEPDTGLWTGWG
- a CDS encoding PIN domain-containing protein, with amino-acid sequence MTFLDSSVIIDMLEGVDDTVEYVESQDEPYLTSAICVYEVLAGTLGSGEPDLRAERQHFGGVHSLAFNEDIALEAARLRDELLTDGDRMAVRDLMIAATARSTGDHLVVADSDFRTDALESTLHVTNLRAD
- a CDS encoding helix-turn-helix transcriptional regulator, with the protein product MVFNTLWARLSSLWSGSTDDSPSDESATAAEESSEESEDETLSYAEEIEYGVDEHDLPDEDKVLRLLVKRGGRVDQSTVREETGWSTERLEDVIDRMEDEDQISAITVGRKRVICRRGFEPKGYRGHLNE
- a CDS encoding TRAM domain-containing protein; this encodes MGRYQPGKHDSFIKCDTPRCGANNAPEGSAEYDTDCWRCGESLGGKPEVGDEVTVDIVDEQSDGTLVCKTESGFVLFLEEDIAAIEATVRVTSVDETHGEADLVETGS
- the surE gene encoding 5'/3'-nucleotidase SurE, with the translated sequence MSDDREILLTNDDGIDSTGIRALYDTLSEHANVTVVAPADDRSACGRSLSHEVEVDERDLGYAVHGTPADCVVAGLAELGPYPDLVVAGCNKGANLGEYVLGRSGTISAAVEAAFFDVPAIATSLYVPVDDTPFEDVEVTAEEYAEAARVTSYLAENALEAGVFDHAAYLNVNVPLPDGEPAPIEITRPSKRYEMDAEREGGHVTLHDRVWEDMTPDSLPDPEGTDRRAVVEGHISVSPLTAPHTTNHHDTLDALADAYSDAVASTDR
- a CDS encoding DUF7563 family protein, with amino-acid sequence MMRFDVDADQDQCLCCGSHVTPQFRRGFYDEKDRAHRCTTCDTYDRLSDGSAAGLDIGSPDPLEDPTRFQSAFEDLPENVKAACQPVTAGEIEAESMR
- a CDS encoding antitoxin VapB family protein → MSTSIRVSDETKAKLDRLKRDDESFDELLERLASDEEPITVGAWDSDTADRARDAINRSRESFEG